The genome window AAGAATTTCTGTAACTGCAACGAATCTGGAACTGAAAACAATGCCAGGGTGTTATAAGCTGATTTGTTGAGCGATATACCTCTTCCTGCTCATAGTGAAACCCGATTTCACcaatttattttcttccaaTTTGAATCCAGTTTGTGAAAGAAAATTTCTCAGGTTCTGTACCCCGTTTCCTGCAGGTTATGAGATTCATTTTCCAATCAGCAGTACTCTCTGCTTCACATAGCTAGTGTAAACTGTCACTACAGCCTTCTCAACCTGCTCATCCTAAAATCATTTTTTCTATTAAGGGATGGAATATAGTCAGACTTTCAGCACGCTGATAGCTGGCTGCAGATCTTATGGTCTCCGCTGTGTTAAAATTCTCTAAATCTACACCCTAATTGGTTTCTTGCATTCATGTGTTTTCAAAAGACAACATTCATTATTCGGCAACATTCCTGTCATTTCCCAGCACAACATATGTACAACACTTATAATTATCAGAAAGACATACCACATTAGGTGTCCCAGCTGTTCATCATAATAATACAGCAGCTCAAAGGAGTCAATCTGTAAAGGATGgacaaaagaaatgaaattttactgtatgttttaatggcacaatatactgtatgttattctGCGTACTGTTGTTGCCTTGTGCAACAGTGTCCCCTACTGTTCTGGTACCATTTGCACTTTATTATGGCTAGCATATCACATCTACAGACATGTGGaaaaaatccaaataaatgGGCACAGAAACATAAATGCAGAAGCTTCCATACAGGACATGTAGTGGTCGTGTATTGTTTAAGTATGAATATGATGTGAATCATCGAATGCTGCTTTAACATTCACCATATCTCAACCCAGTTAACAGCGCTCTTCACCACtaccaacaacacaacaaacaccaccCTTCTATAGGTAACAGCACACTGTTCACCCATATAGAATCAATCTACTACAACAACATTGGTCCATCTCAACTGTTTTTTGCTTTACTATGATAGTCAAATGGCATCCTAGCACTCACCAAACACTCTTGGATTTGTGcacattttcctgtttttatagggtcttattttagaaaatataaTTCAGATCTGTCTACATCTACTGTATTTTTCATTGTAAAaagctatgtgtgtgtgataatatAAACACTTGTATTGCTTTCTTCTGAGGTAAATCCACAATAAATGGTAAATGCGCTAATCAATTAATTCCAACACTTGACATTTAAATCAATCCCCCTCTTCATGCAGTTTTATTATAGTTCTGAATAATACTCACTTTGGACAAAAATAAGTCTACCTACATCAGTTTTTACATCAGGATGACAttcagacacatacacacaaaaactacaTGAACAAAAACTGTGTGCTCTCTCACTGCAGTATGTACTCTCGCtgagctgtcaatcaaaatgctctgaacagaaacaaaacaaagacaaccgCTTCCAACTTCAGCATAACTTGTCCCTTAACAGGTTTCTTATACAACACCCACTTTTAATGCACGTAAAATAAATGTCTTGGTCAAAATGTATTGGAGTAGAGAATCAGATTCTTAAACAACTACTTTTAAATGTTGGATTTAGAGTCATCTTTGCAGTacatcaaaatatgttttataattTCTGTCTTTAACCTGATTTTTCACATTAACCGGTTTGTTGGTGGGTATGTACACAGAGTGACTATTGGCTGTTTCACTTGCCAGGAGGCAGTAGAGAGATACAAGATGATATCAACCTCCAGAGCTCTGAGTCAAATCaggccacagacacacacagacacacacacagacacacacacacaaacaaaacaacgttTGATAGCAatgacagagcagagagaaaaatacaCACTCCTACACAGAGATAAATTCTGCTTGATCAAACAAGTGTAACACTACTGATGTTTTGACTATCTTGTTGTCAGGTTGTGTCATAGTCAGACAAGAAAAGCTCCTATTCTCTATTTTTAAGTAACTGAACTGTCTCTGGATAGTCATGGCAAGCAACACAAACAGCTTGTTGTTGTCTGACATTATGAGAGGTGATAATAAACTAACTGTATTGATAGATTCTATAACATTTGTATAGTGACCTGTAGTTTTATCACCCACTAGCCAGACATGGTCAGCAGAACAAAATATGTAAAAGGAAATATGACAACGTTTTTCTCAGGGTATTCCAGTATTACCAGTACACCCAGTCAATAAAAATCAAACCGTAGTCTACTTAAACAAAATAGATACTCACCAGTGAGGCAGGTTTGAGGTCTTTGATGATGGGGTTCTCTCTGACTGACAGGTGGAGCTGGTAGCCACTCAGGATGAGCCGATGGTTAATGGAGTCACCCACTAGGTGGATGCTGGCTCCCATGACAAACGTGATGATGCAGAGGTAGACCGCGGAGTACGACAGCGCCCTGGGAGTGCGCTCAATCAGCTGAATGGAGCACCAACACAAAAATTCTGTAGGACACCAACTTTATCTTAAAACAAATAATCCATTACtgctttttaatgattttggtTACATCTTTAGGAATCAGTCTCAACTGCAAGTGCAAAATACATAGTAGGTAGCTTCTTTGGGTTTAATAACATACACAAACTataacaaatacaaactaaatcacctgattaatgcaacataatcacaacgttaacacactgatttaattgtgcttggatacacagagtttgttgctagtgcgtgTGACGTGCAagtcaatttatcaaactaacaaaatttgttgaaatttagaggaagccaCATGCTGCCATTGTCATACACTTTatcctggattgattattatatgaatgcAATGGTGTCATGCAGCGTATTTCTAattaatttccctctccaaaatcacttcagaagagtagtcacagcgcttacttgctttgttgtgtgtaaagcattaaagtttaacaaagaatggttcacattagaaaagatcctttttcatttttatcttctatgtaaATCACATAGaagataaaatatatattgcaatataatcacattatattgcaatatatatcgcagggggaaaaatattgcaatgtcagattttttttcaatatcgtgcaggcctaattcACAGCCTACAAAACATTAAGATGTTGGATAACCAGCTAGCTTAACCCTGGGTTTGTCCAGTCAGATACATTAtgattatatatacatatatgaaaGAGACAGTGTTTGCAACACTGACAGAACAAGAGACAAAATTGTTAAGCGTCATGGGGAACATAGTTCACTGCAGAATCAAGAAGAAATATTTCAGCAAAATAGAACAATATCAACACATCATAATTTAGAAATTAATAATTTAGAAATGAATCACAATCATTAATCTAATTATAATCTACAACAAATGAAGTGGTCTAGAATGGGACTGAGAAAGAAAAGTATTCTGAGGTTTGGTTATGTTTCAAAATGAACAAACAATTACAAGGAATATAAGAAACGGCAAATAAGATATACAAATATTAAAGCTAAAGTAAGCAACATAACACCACATATTAGCCTGATGTAACTGTGTAAATAAAAGGCTTGAATAGAGGAAAGATTGTTTAAAACTAATAAGGTCTGTGTGCCCAAAGTGTTGCATGTTATACAAAGGCTTCAGCAGGCTAAAAGTGTAGACtaaataaaatatgtcttaTTCACAGCTATGTCAGTTTTCCCTGCAGTGATGAAATACGACTGCTAAAGTAAGACTTTCAGCATAATTAATATGCAACCAAATATGTAATTCATAATTGGCACCTTGGGTGAACAAGCTTCCTGCTGTGTGTGGGAAGCAACTGGTTGTGCAGCAAATACTTTCTAAATTGCTCATGAATGTAATGGAGATTGAAGTCATTCTACAGTTATCAAAAATCTTTTTGGTCTCCAGACAATCagcatttttttcatgttggtgtCAATTATACCTGTCTGTTGATTGGTTAGTAGGTGGgctgtttgttttattctggTGGTTACCATGGTGAGCCTGCTTTTAAAATTTAGACACCATTTTAGTAGACAAGTGTTCAATCATGTTACAGCTTCATCAGACGGATATAGagaagaaaagtaaaacaaatcaaaatttcATGATTACATAATGACATTTTtgggatatacagtatgtaagagTAACTTTATTGTCTCATACTGAATATTCTTTGCATTAGTCTGTTTCACAATCATCGAAGTACTTTGTTGTGTTAACACTTACCTTGAGCATTAGGAATGGCGTTATGACATTGTAGGCCATGTGGAAATAGTCTCCAGCACTGGGCTTGTTAAGGGGAAACCACTCCAGAGGAAGGATAATCTATAATATATGTGATACAGATAAAGTATGTGGTGTTCATTTCTCTGAGATGTAGCGCAACCATCCATTTTTATCATTGTTTGCACTATTAAAACGGCATGAGGGAAATTAACCGTGCATTGATCTTTCTTACCATGACTATAGGCCTTCCAAAGTCCAGTATCCAGTTCTGCAAAGTCAGGCAGAACCACAGGTCAAAGTGAAAGGGCTGTGGCACATTTTCCTTCAAACCACCAGGAGTGCTGTCAACATACATTTAAAGTGGCTGTCAGTCGCTGTAATAAGGCAACATTACAAAAGAGAAGCACAGAGGTTGAGCGTTTCATAGACGTGTTAGCAATACTGTAGTAAAGTAAGGTTTAATATAGTGTTAACTAATGTAGTACATTCAGGTTTAAACACTTGGTTGCCTTTGCtgctttttactattttaagtGCTAGTCCACATCAGTTCACATCCTTCCTTAAAAGgtaacaaggcatttttgcttAGCAATATGCCATGTGTATATTCATTATGTACATatctaatgaaaaataaaataaaaaaacagacaaaatatgTAAAAGTGGGAGAGGGAAAAATACCATCTTACGTTTATATGTTAGTTAAATGACTGTATGTTCCCCATTGTaacaattgtgttttttttcttcttcctgcaCTTTGGAATTACAGTCAGATGATGTTTGTACCAGCGGCTGTGGGTTTGTTGACCTATTCAACTTGAAGTGCGTTTTGTGCAGCTGGGCTATTTCCTGTTGACCGCTGAACGAAGTCCCTATGTTCAGCATATGTTCTGGGACTACAAGATGAGTGCAGCTAAATTGGCTTTGGGTCTTTCATCCCCGCCTGTCAGATCATGCAAAACCAACAGGACAGCATCCAGGAAAATAGATATGGATTACTAATGGAGTTCTCAACCTCCATGTCTGCCAGGGAAACCCTCACTCCTGTCAATCAAATATCCAAACAGCATTTAACAGAAACATGGGCCATGAAATGGAGTAGCTGTTTTATGATTTAGTAGTTTGTTAGCTTCTATACATATGTGTTTCCTTGTTGTGCATGTTGGGTTGTGTCCTGTGTGCAGGGACGTGCACAAGTACAGGCTATGTTACCCGGGTAACTGTCCGTTTGCCCTGATTGGCTTATAGCCGTCTCTCTATTGAAAGagcataaatacacatttttctttgtttttttgccgtTGTGTCTGCATCAATACGATGGTACAACCATCATTACCaaagttaaatcaaattaaatcggTATATCATTCAATCTTGCCCTCAGCGATGCCCTCTGCCCCCCCAGTCATATGACTTTGTTTATAACACACGGGGCACCGCATttgaaagagagggaaagcCAAGCCCTGCTACATTCACGTGACTTTTTAAAGTTATGGAGATTATGACAAATGCCTTGTGAatagtaacaaaacaaaaaaactcttgCGCTTTGAATAAAGTGCCGCTCCGGCTTGTAACGTTTGAATAGCAGCACTGCCTTTTAGGTCAAATGAGACGTTATCAACCGAAGCTAATTACGTTATATGAAGCAGCAGCAGGCTAACGTAGCTAGGTTACGTCCATTACatcagtgtttgtgtttaataataaacacagtaaaTTGTGTTTGTGCCATGTAAAGTATTGTGAAttagttattttatgtatatcaAAAGTTCCAGTTCTCAGAGCATTTGAGAACCTAGGGATCTAGTAAAGTACTTTAACTAGTTGAAGTAATGTTATAGGTGTACTTTAtactatacacatacatattatTTATGATGCCAAATCATAAGATTAGTTATCTCAACCAGAATCATTGAGTGCAGCCCCAGTCTAAAGGTCAACTGGCAGCACTAGTGTCAGTGTTCCATTTGAATGCAGTGAAAAGTGAAGTATACTTTATTCAGATTCGAATAATTCTATTCAAGACGAGGCCTTCCACAAGTCTCcagaccagagagggagggagagcatGCAGAGCATCACAAATCACTTTGGCTATCTAATGAGGGTGGTGAGCGATCCTGGGCCATGTCAGTACAAGCATGATATGGAAAGCATATGTAGCCAAtaggattttaaatttaaaggtaCATTATAGAACTTATTCAATCTGCCTTTTTTTCAGATTAGAGCCCCTCCAAATGTCTGTGCAAATCCCTGCCTGTGGGCCTAATAACTACTGGAATTGTGTTTCGCTTACTGCATACCCTTACTCAAAAGACCATTCATTTCCAACCGAGGAAGAGACTGCAGCTACTTACAGCTTTCATTGACCCACAACTCACCCCCATCAGGCACTATAGCACAACTTTCCCACTTAATtgtcaaaacattaaaaagggaCCCCAGGCATCATGGTTTTATTATTACCGACCCAGCATTGCTGGTTCAGCGTTGTGACAGTAGGACTAGACCCTAAAAACAAGGAGCAGCAGTGAAAAAAGGCCGACAGCAGACGAGGGGGAGGTAACCATAACCTCCAGCAGCATCCCATTTATTGATATCTATCACATGCAACCGAGTGCCGTCAGTTAGTCCCTGTTTACGAACCACAAACATCTATAAGACTTGACAAGAACTAACGCCATACCTTGAAGTTAACACAAGTTTCTGTAGTTTCTAAACCAGCTCTGCTTTCTGCTTTCACTGACAACAAACGGCTAAAAGGACAGCAATAgcgttattgtttgtaatgtaaAGTGTAACGCTACAACAAACCTTGTTAGTTGTTTGTGTAAATCGTTGCCTCGACGTTTTCGTACAGACTGCATGTTCGGTTCCGTTTTAGTTATCGTGTGTCAAGCTAACGGTACTCCCGTGGTGCACACGATGGAAAGTTAACGGCATAAAACTACAGTAAACATCTTTCTGTTTCAccctttctttaaatgtctaTGGTTTCAACTCAGCTTACTTCCTAGTTGCCGCCTCACTCACCAATCAAacgtcttctttttcttcttcttcttcttcttcttcttcttcttcttcttcttcttcttcggcAGATTAGAAGCCTTGCGGAAAATTGCTGCCTCTCACAGGACAGTTTCAGTAACAGTCagagtcagaatcagaatcagctttatttgccaggtacgaggacacatacgaggaattttgctttggatcctCATTGCTCACAATacgcttacacatacaaaacaaacaatatatacacactatgaacagaaacaatatagacaggttgaggcaatagtgcaatgaagagtgcaaagtatgcaggagtaaatataattatgatagatattattttaattatgaa of Etheostoma spectabile isolate EspeVRDwgs_2016 chromosome 1, UIUC_Espe_1.0, whole genome shotgun sequence contains these proteins:
- the LOC116688256 gene encoding ceroid-lipofuscinosis neuronal protein 6: MQSVRKRRGNDLHKQLTSTPGGLKENVPQPFHFDLWFCLTLQNWILDFGRPIVMIILPLEWFPLNKPSAGDYFHMAYNVITPFLMLKLIERTPRALSYSAVYLCIITFVMGASIHLVGDSINHRLILSGYQLHLSVRENPIIKDLKPASLIDSFELLYYYDEQLGHLMWYIPFFIILYIYFTGCFTKAKEQNKIPVSGWLLLGPSAVYYWYLVTEGQITELFLLTFLAMVVMVIHQQHKGLSPDSNGLFLFCSFSVTVLLVALWVAYLWNDPVLRNKYPGLIYVPEPWSYYTLHIKNNH